From the Lathyrus oleraceus cultivar Zhongwan6 chromosome 3, CAAS_Psat_ZW6_1.0, whole genome shotgun sequence genome, the window TAATGGAATTAATGAATTGTTCGAATTAAACCTTGATATTTTAGAATTAATTGGATTTTGAGCAAATTAATGATTTGTTAGAATTTTGATATAATTATTAGGATTAGCTTCGTAATTAATCTCTAACCAATAACATTTCCATGTTCCCATAGTTATAGGCAAACTTTTATAAGTATGAGCTTAGTTAATGTGATTATCCTTAAGGTTTGCGATCATGATTTCCTTGTGCCTGAGATTTTTCAACTGATTTCATCCTGATTGGTTGAGTTGATCAAAGTTGttttgatcaactaaatcctttgattgTGTTTATTTCCTCTATCTAAGTTAAGTGATCAGAAGTCTCTTGATCACTTGACAAGACTAATCCTCTGTATTGGAGTTGCATTGGACATCCCAAGCCTTAACCCAAGTTCATGACCTCACACTCAAGTTAATTCAGGATTGCAGAGTCAAGAGCTTGAAGACAAAGGAACCTCAGGACTGGATCACTGCATCAAGCTCCACAAAAAGAATCTTCTTCAATGCTTGTCAGTTATGATGAGGATTACACGCCACAATCCTTAAGTAGTAGAGAAGGGATGAGAGGGAGAATTTATATCCTCATTCTAAATATCTTTGGGAACgagacgaatgacccagttgctcagaGTATTCATCTATACTTATATACTTCAGTGCAATTCCAATCAACcaattgacaagtcttcttctTCAATATGTCAACCCTACAATCAACAACCACAATGCTCACTTCCAAGCCACACTTCTTTCTCTTCGTTTAAACACCATTCTTACCtccctttggtttaaacaccacttctCCGGTTTAAACACCGCTTTCTTTTTCTttagtttaaacaccacttttccggtttaaacactgcctctttggtttaaacaccacttttctggtttaaacaccagttttccggtttaaacaccacttttatcaatctcttggtttaaacaccacttctTTGGTTTAAACATCACTTTCTTTCCTTCTCCAGTTTAAACACCACTTTCTTTCCTTCTTCAATTTAAACACCACTCCCTTTCCCTATCCGATTTAAACACCGTTTTTACTCTTTAGTTTATACACCACTTCCCAGTTTAAACACCACTTGATTTTCctttttggtttaaacaccactctcTCCCCTTTTCGGTTTAAACACCACTATTATTCctttttggtttaaacaccactattcggtttaaacaccacttcaATCAAGTTTCTATCACTTTCCTTTCCgcttggtttaaacaccattcCTATCACTCTTTTCCCTTTTTAATCTAAAACACTTTTTTTCCATTCAActactttctttctttcttcgGTTTAAACACTACTTTAACCTTTGATTCCTATTcctggtttaaacaccatttcaATTACTTCTATCTCTTCTACGGTTTAAACACCGCACCTATATCTCCTGCCTAGTTTAAACACCATTAGTTTCACTTACATTACCCTTATATTTTCTTTGATTTAAACACCATTATCTGGTTCAAACACCAATTCATCAAATCTTTCATCTTTCGTTCAAACTTTTTTCCATCTCCTACCCTTAGTTCCacaaactacggagctctgatttccttattgcactatgatgatacgtaggcacaatGGTTTGAATCCTTGACGAGCACCCTAATTATTAAACCTTCTTTTCTCTTTATTCAGTTCATTcacaagtaacctttagatagtaacacccatACGAGCAAAGAATAATCAAAATGGTTCTCGTTtagtacaacagatgtgaggggtgctaataccttccccttacataaccgactACCTTACTCTTTTTCTGTTTCCtttgggttttatcgatgttttccctttccttcgggaataaataaagttcgacgACAACTCTGTTTCATCTTTAAGTGTGTGATGCACTCAGGTATTTTTCGCGGTGCGACAACCAACACTCTTATAACCATCCTCATTTGAGATAACTACAATCTGAATATAATCATCGTTGCCCATTCTCTCGAGATAATCCCTCATGAAGTGACCTGGTTTCTGATAAGTAAAACATTTTACCTTTGACTTGTCAAACCTCTTTGATTTGGACATCCCTCTCCGCCTACTTCCTCCTCTTGAGACGCTTAAGATTCACTTCTATCATCAATCTTCAAATCTTTCACCTTTGAAAATTATTTAGATCTCACAACCATCTAGACTTCATCCAAAGTAATAGTATTTTCCTTATCATAAAGAAGGGTATCCTTAAAGTGCTCAAAAGATATTTGTAATGAGTTTAACAAGAGTAGATCACTATCCTCATCTTTAATTTCACTTCAATATTCTCAAGATCATCAATAATCTTATGAATTATGCCATTTGCTCCATTATGGATCTGTTCTCTACCGTTTGAAATGAGTATAGTTGTTGTTTCAAACACAACTTGTGAACCAAGAACTTGATCATATACAACGATTCATGTTTTTCCCACATCAAAACTGAAGTTTTATCCCTAGTGACTTCCCTTAGAACTTTATCCTCGAGGCACAAGATAATGACAATCATAGCCTTATCCACCATCTCATTCTTCTCTGTTTATGAGGTGTGCAGTCATCGATTCCTCACTTTTGAATGCTTTAATACACTTCTCTTGAGTTAAGATTGCTTGCATATTCACTTTCCATAATTCAAAATCATTGTCTCCGAAAAACTTCTCGATCTCTCATTTACCCATGACGCTCACTTGTAAACAATACCCATTTTCCCCCCGGTGGATGTCACTTGTTGTGAAAAGCTGGTAGAATAACTCAAAGCAATTAAGAAGAAGAATTAAGAGTTCAAGCACACAAAGAAATTTGATATGTGGGGACAAAGAATAATGACAATCAAAATAAATTGGCTAAAGCAACATAATAACCTACAAAAAGTGAAAGAAAAACAACAACAGgttagaaaaaaataaaagacaAGAACACAATAACTTGTTTATCCAGTTCGATCAAACAATCTAGTATGAGGAGATAACAACTCTCTGATTCAATATACTTCAAAAAAGTTATTACAAGAGATTATAAATGAGTTACAAGAAAAAATTCTTTGAAGTTCCCACAAATCAAACCCTATTTCTGCCAAAGCATTTCTCAAACTCTCTGACTCTCAATATTTGAGTCACACAAGTCCAAGATGTCATGTTTTCCTAATCCCCTTAGATACTTCTAAAATTTTTCCAAATTTTAAGAACTCCAAAAAATTTAAATCCTCTCTAATTTTATCGAAGATTTCCAACCCTTCTCTATATCTTCAGCTCACAAAGCTCTAAAAAATGTGAAGAAAAATATAAAGACAAATATTTATAATGGCTGGAATTCAAAGAATCCTTAACGAGTCTAAAACACAATCCATTAAAAATTAgaataaaaatattataaataagtttaaataaaaatattataaatattttataatttttttatattaatttcgaatattataaatattttataatatcTTTTTACTTAAAAATGAATATtataaatatttaataatatcttttatattaatttaaaatattataaatatcTTAGAATATCTCTAAATTAATGTAAAATATTTTAACATTAATAAACGGATCCGTGAATCGAACCCACTAAATCCGATATTTGTGAGTTGTCAGATGAGATTACTTTTCGGCTTAATGATTTCTAACATTATCGAAATATGTTTTCTATCTTTTTATCATTTAAAAGTTTTAAGAAATACTTCTACATTATATTTTAATGTAAACAAATAGTTGATTTTTATAAACCAACAActttaacaaaaaaaaatattttttaaattaattattttaaatttaatttaaattctTATTTATAATGTCCAACAAAATTTTAGAATATCAAAAAATAGTTCCATAACTATTTTACTTAATGAAAACTAAATCACTTTTTTATGATAAAAAATCAAAAGTAAATCTTTTATCTTTAACACAGTAGTATTACACAGTGCAATTCAGTCACAGCATCAATTTCCTTAGAAGTTGTTGAGACAATATTTTCAATCTAAGCAAGAAAACACAAAAATCCATCGTGGCAGAACAGAACCATTGGAATCCTCAAGTAATAACAAtcacaaaaggaaaaaaaatgaTATGAAGAAGATAAGTGGGACCACTAGTATCACAAACCATTATCAACCTCACATTCTCTTTTCCATCAGTGCCTTACACCACAATCCATCCATGCAAAACTCACTCACCACTAAAACACACTCCAAAAAACCAACAATTTTGCAGTAACCATGGTTGCAATGGCAGCAGCAACAGCCTCATCTCAGTTAATATTCTCAAAACCTTACTCTCCTTCACGTCTTTGCCCCTTCCAACTATGTGTCTTTGATGCAAAATCAGTGTTATCGAGTTCAAGGAGAAAGCATGTGAATGGCTCTGGTGTTAGATGTATGGCTGTGAAGGAAGCAACTAGTGAGACAAAGAAAAGAAGTGGATATGAGATTATAACACTGACTAGTTGGTTGTTGCAGCAAGAACAAAAAGGGATTATTGATGCAGAACTTACTATTGTACTTTCTAGTATTTCTATGGCATGTAAACAAATTGCTTCTTTGGTTCAAAGAGCCAATATTTCTAACCTCACTGGTACTCAAGGTGCTGTAAATATTCAAGGGGAAGACCAGAAAAAACTTGATGTTATCTCAAATGAGGTTAGTAATAATCAGAATTACATATTTCCTTCGTTTTTTTGAATAATTATACCTGTTTTAAATCAGTTTGAGTCGCAATATCCTTAGCAGTGTAACGGGATGatttggttttgttttgtttggttcgGTTTTTGTATTACTTTTCTCAGGGAATCCGCTACTAATATTATTAGGCAATGTAATTTTTTTCCGGTATTTTGATTTAGGTATTCTCAAATTGCTTGAGGTCAAGTGGGAGGACAGGGATAATAGCGTCAGAGGAAGAGGATGTGCCAGTGGCAGTAGAAGAGAGTTATTCAGGAAACTACATTGTTGTATTTGATCCACTTGATGGTTCATCCAATCTTGATGCTGCAGTCTCAACTGGTTCCATTTTCGGGATTTACAGCCCCAATGACGAGTGTCTTCCTGATTTTGGTGATGACTCTGATGACAACACAGTAAGTGATACTTTGGAATTGAATGTTTCTTCATGGTCGAACTCGAACCAATTGAATCATGATTCGAAAGTCTCACTGGTTCGATCTCTGTCGTGGTTTTTAAAAAAATTTGCTTAACACAGTGCATATGTATATGTTAATTGCAGCTTGGCACAGAAGAACAAAGGTGCATTGTGAATGTGTGTCAACCAGGAAGCAACCTTCTAGCAGCTGGCTACTGCATGTATTCTAGTTCAGTAATTTTTGTTCTTACCATAGGCAAAGGAGTGTTTGTATTCACATTAGATCCATTGTACGGAGAATTCGTTTTGACTCAAGAGAATCTCCAAATACCGAAATCAGGGAAAATCTATTCTTTCAATGAAGGGAATTACAAGTTGTGGGATGAAAACTTGAAGAAATATATTGATGATCTTAAGGAACCAGGTCCTAGTGGCAAGCCTTATTCAGCAAGGTATATTGGTAGTTTGGTTGGTGATTTTCACAGGACACTGTTATATGGTGGCATTTATGGATACCCTAGGGACAAGAAAAGTAAGAATGGGAAGCTTAGGCTTTTATATGAATGTGCTCCAATGAGCTTCATTGTTGAACAGGCTGGTGGAAAAGGTTCAGATGGTCATCAAAGAGTACTTGACATTCAACCCACAGAAGTAAGTGTAGATTTACTTTCTGTGACACTAAAAATTTAAGTTTTTAAAACTAGTCCGAACCGATTCAACCAGGAACTGGCCAGTTTATCGGTTTGATCCCAGTTGAACTGAAGTTTGGTTGAACCGAGTTTAACTGATGAAACCGTGGTAGGACCACGGTGAAACCGAGCTTTAAAAAACCATGCTAAAATCTTTAATAGTTCATGATAAATGGTGTGATGATAGTCTTATTCaatttttctattttatgcacAGATTCATCAACGTGTTCCACTTTACATTGGGAGCACAGAAGAGGTGGAGAAGGTTGAAAAGTACTTAGCTTAAATGACTTACTGATGCAAAGAAAGTTGTTTTGTTTATGAATCTTATTCTCAATGAAACTGGTCACAATCAAGTGGTTTTAAGGAAGAGTTCTTTTTATTTTATTCCTCCATTTTATTTCTATGTTCCAAAGAAAAAGAAGGGAGACTAATATTTCAAGGAACTTCATTTACTTTGCATAAAAACATTTGTATAAAATTTTGAAGTACTAATCATGTTTTAGTTGCACAACTTACCCAGCCTTAAAACTACAAAGAAACAATCATGTCGCCCCATTTCCAGTTCAAAATAACAAAGTGTCTCGATGCAGGTAAAAATGATCAAATTACTATCTATAGTTACCAGAGGATTGATAATATTAGCCTTAAAAATCGGCAATGTCTCCTAAAACAAGTGAATTCATAATGAACTACATATATATTGGAATAAAAGATATCTGCTGTATCTCCTTAAACATTATCCGTCCATAGACTTGAAAAGTCGATTCTACCAAAGACTTGGAATGTCAATTCCTTTGAAAAGATCTTTCTTTGAGTTAGAAGGATCAAAGGCAGAAGTGTAGACTTTATTTTTGGAACAAAAGTGCCTAAAAATGACCAAAATGGCCGAGAAAAAATAGGTATTAATATTTATCATCCCAATTTTGATTTTGAATCGTCGAATTTTGATTTTGAATCGTCGAATCGATATATTTATCATAGTTTTTACATCTTTACATATCACATCATGCATAGTGTCTAGAATGTCAGTCGaaataaattttcggatctacCGACATATcagttgaatcaattttcaaatgtgtgtcaaattaacgggcgaaaaatttcaaaattgagcttgcagacattagttttattaatctacgtttcccgtagtttaatctggtgtgctcgatttatttttccAATTACTTTTTCGGTTACATTTTGATCCGCCTGAACATTTTAACAaaacattttttatttcaaaatttgacaaaaacTTGTATATTTTTTTCGATAACTTTATTTCGCGCGGATCACTGTGAtacattcattttaattttttgaacattttttgcgtctgatttttattcattttcaataatttgattttcatttttttgcCAAAATATTCAGAATAATTAAATAGGATTGGTCATGTTTTCGTTTCGATTTAATTGTacttatttaaaatatttaaattttattgaatttatttttttcaaactTGTCTTCCCTAAAATAATACTTCAAAAGGGTATTTTTGTCATTTTTTTAGAAAATCCTAgcgcatatatatatatatatatatatatatatatatatatatatatatatatatatatatatatatatatatatatatatatatatatatagcatTGCATGGGGGAGAGGAGATATACCGATCAATATACACCAATTTACGGTGCTCCCTGGATCAAGATTCTCTCTTACATTTAAACCCATCAATCAAAGCAAATGAAAAGTTCACCAATGGAGCGTTAACATTTTTGGATTTGCGGGTGATGGATCTAAAAAGAAAATACAAGTGGTGAACTTGAGAAAGAAAGGAAGAAACTCAACTTTTTCTTCGACCACCATCTTCAAAACAATCCCCTTCACTATTtccattttcatcttcttcaaaataCCTCCCTTCATACTCACTGAAAATCCCAACACTCTCTTTCTTCTCCATCTCTTCTAACCACTTCATTAATCACGTAACAAAACAAACTTAATGAAACCACCATCCTCCCCATCACCAACCAAACAGATTGTCTCAGAACCTCCATCTTCcttcattttccttttcccttcGGCGAACCATATCCTTCTCCGTGACCTTACCTTCAAACACTCACCTCCTTCTTTTCAGCCACCTCCCCGTCGCAGTTTCTCATCCAACACCTTTAACTTACCACTAAAATACTTCATCCCTTCTTCTTTAAAACTATTTCGAGCTTCATCACCATCGAACCATATCCATTCTAACCTCACGGTCATCCTTGTTCACACCATAACCACCATAACCACGAAAACTAGCTCAATCAAAAAAAAAACTCGTCATCTCCGTCATCTCACAACAAGCTGAAGACGTAGCAACATAATTAACTCAGTGTTAACGACAACTCATTATATGTTTTCCATCGTGAGTGTTGTGAACTTTCGACGGCAATCACGATTTCGATTTGGTAATTTctattttgattttgtttgtgtCTGATGGTTGATAGATTGTAGTTTTCGTTTACATGTGCTTTGCGTTtgagtttgtttgtttgttgtatgtttACATTTTGGTTATTTGCAATGTTCATGAAAAAGATGAACATTGGTTGTGTTCATGGAAGCATGCTTTACTGAACTCACGATCATTTTTTTTCTTCCATTTATTCCATTAGTTTTCTCTTATAAATCATTCATTGTCATTGTTTGACACGATGAGGTTAGTGATTAAGTTGGTTGAGGCTTCGGTCTCCTAACTCCCATGACCTGGGCCTGATACTTGCATGCCACTAACTTTATTTTTGTGTTTTCTTCTACTTTTGTTTGTTGGAGTTTTTTCGTTTTATGTTATCGGGCACCATGCTTTTAGAAGATATGATCACGGTTAAGTTGGTTAAGGCTCATGTCTCATAACTCACATTACCTAAGTTCGACCCTTAGATGCCACATAACTTTATTTGTGATTTTTCTACTTTTTTCCCTACTTTTTGTTATTTTGTTGGTATTTCATTTTAATCAAATAATTTGTATTTTTCTTTGGGATTATAACATTCAATTTAAAGTCCATTTAGCTCTTGCTATTTACACATTTTTGTTAgttttattttatgtttatttttccatttttgtTTCGATTACGATATTTGTAATTTCACGACATTGATGAAGAATAAAGTATAATATACGTGTGTGATTTTGTTTCGTTCTTCGATTTATTTTCATTGCTAAAAATAGGAATTTAATCTGCGAATTCGAATTTTTCATGTCGTTAAGCCACCAGATTTTTTTATCAATATATCGATTGTATTTCGTCGCATTATGACATTTGCATACGACGTCTCATTTGTTATTGATAAGCACAAACTGACTTTGAGCACATTACCTAGAATTTTGCTTGCACTTCTCGATTTCTTACTTATTTTATTTGTCAATTGTGAGGTTTACTTAATATCAGTTTTGGTAGTGTTTGCTTTGTCATGTGAATTAAACCTCACTTTATGACTTCATTCGATTGAGTGCATGAGTTCATCCCCTGGATGCCACATAACTTTATTTGTGATTTTTCTACTTTTTTTTCCTACTTTTTGTTATTTTTTTGGTAATTCATTTTAATCAAATAATTTGTATTTTTCTTTGGGATTATAACATTCAATTTAAAGTCCATTTAGCTCTTGCTATTTACACATTTTTGTTAgttttattttatgtttatttttccatttttgtTTCGATTACAATAATTATAATTTCACGACATTGATGAAGAATAAAGTATAATATGCGTGTGTGGTTTTGTTTCGTTCTTCAATTTATTTTCATTGCTAAAAATAGGAATTTAATCTGCGAATTCGAAATTTTCATTTCGTTAAGCCACCGGATTTTTTTATCGATATATCGATTGTATTTCGTTGTATTATGACATTTGCATACGACGTCTCATTTGTTGTTGATACGCACAAACTGACTTTGAGCACATTACCTAGAGTTTTGCTTCCACTTCTCGATTTCTTACTTATTTTATTTGTCGATTGTGAGGTTTACTTAATATCAATTTTGATAGTGTTTGCTTTGTCATGTGAATTAAACCTCACTTTATGACTTCATTCGATTGAGTGCATGAGTTCATCCCCTGGATGCCACATAACTTTATTTGTGATTTTTCTACTTTTTTTTCCCTACTTTTTGTTATTTTTTTGGTATTTCATTTTAATCAAATAATTTGTATTTTTCTTTGGGATTATAACATTCAATTTAAAGTCTATTTAACTCTTGCTATTTACAcatttttgttatattttatgtttatttttccatttttgtTTTGATTACGATAATTGTAATTTCACGACATTGATGAAGAATAAAGTATAATATGCGTGTGTGGTTTTGTTTCGTTCTTCGATTTATTTTCATTGCTAAAAATAGGAATTTAATCTACGAATTCGAAATTTTCATGTCGTTAAGCCACCAGATTTTTTTTATCGATATATCGATTGTATTTTGTCGCATTATGACATTTGCATATGACGTCTCATTTGTTGTTGATACGCACAAACTGACTTTGAGCACATTACCTAGAGTTTTGCTTGCACTTCTCGATTTCTTACTTATTTTATTTGTCGATTGTGAGGTTTACTTAATATCAGTTTTGATAGTGTTTGCTTTGTCATGTGAATTAAACCTCACTTTATGACTTCATTCGATTGAGTGCATGAGTTCATTcccatttcatttttcatttcttGCGATTCATGATAACAAATAATGATCCAACATCGTTGTTGTTTAAATCGAACTTGAATTCAACTTCCATTTACTTTGCACGTCCTTGCGTTATGTGACATTGATTTGCATCCTTGCATCACGAACTTAATCCATGCATGCTTCATTTTTACTTCTTTCGATTTAATTAAGATGAATGTGTATTGTACATTTGACATTGTGTTGTAATCTCTAATTCACATGGATTAATCTTGGGCCTTCTAATAATGAGAGCATTTTTTCCGTGCACGTACACTCATTTACTTGTGTTTGTTAATTGAGATTTGATTTAATCGTTTCATTAATTCCTATCCTCATTCGACAAAATGTATCCCCACTCTCATGACGTGTAATAATTTTATCTCTTTATTCTTTATTTTCTATTTGTTTAGTTAGTttctaacacaagaataaaatcaatatttaATAAAAACTCGATCCAACGACGGGtattttctataaaaaaaatcaaaCCATTTCAAAACCTTCATTTCAATCAATTTCTATTGATTCCAATTTTTCAAACTTCTCACTTTCAAACCATTCAATGAAGCTCTTTTGCAATCGATCATCAAaagcttgatccaacgtcaagccatttttccaatcaaaaataaaaaaacacTTAACCACTATTCAACACTTTTTTTCAATAAAAAGGATGAAGGTAACAGGGTGTAGTCCACGAGCTCGTGAGAGTTAAGATCCGAATGTAGTTCTCATCAATCAAAATGATCATCATCCTCAAATCAATTCCACAATGCTTAATAAACCTCAACTAGTCTCTTGTGCACTTTCTCAAGCCAAACTTTAAAACATCTAAAAATATCAAAACTcttttgcaaataagatgaaGAAGGAGTGAGGTGTAGTCCAAGAATTCCCGAGAGTTAGGAACCGAGACGTAGTTCATGCCTCTCTGAACTCTCTCATCACtcaaa encodes:
- the LOC127127564 gene encoding fructose-1,6-bisphosphatase, chloroplastic: MVAMAAATASSQLIFSKPYSPSRLCPFQLCVFDAKSVLSSSRRKHVNGSGVRCMAVKEATSETKKRSGYEIITLTSWLLQQEQKGIIDAELTIVLSSISMACKQIASLVQRANISNLTGTQGAVNIQGEDQKKLDVISNEVFSNCLRSSGRTGIIASEEEDVPVAVEESYSGNYIVVFDPLDGSSNLDAAVSTGSIFGIYSPNDECLPDFGDDSDDNTLGTEEQRCIVNVCQPGSNLLAAGYCMYSSSVIFVLTIGKGVFVFTLDPLYGEFVLTQENLQIPKSGKIYSFNEGNYKLWDENLKKYIDDLKEPGPSGKPYSARYIGSLVGDFHRTLLYGGIYGYPRDKKSKNGKLRLLYECAPMSFIVEQAGGKGSDGHQRVLDIQPTEIHQRVPLYIGSTEEVEKVEKYLA